In Palaemon carinicauda isolate YSFRI2023 chromosome 28, ASM3689809v2, whole genome shotgun sequence, the sequence GTAATCGTGAATAATTAATCTAAATTACCACCCTGACATTTCATGATAGTCCCACGAATAGAACACGAAATCTACAGATAGAACAAAACTAAAGTAAATATTTGAGAGTTTTCTCTTGACTATTCAAGATCACGCATAAATTATTAGGTCAATATGTGTCGGAATAAATGGATAACGTATAATCGATTTTGTTGGATTTAGATCAATTAATAAAATAGACGATTTTTCAGTGAGTAAATGTTAGTGTAAATGTTAGTATAAACGTTAGCTAACAAGTACTGTCACACATGGATATTGGATGGGGGAGATTGGTTTAGGTAGGGTCTGGGGATGGGGTCtggcccttaaaggtttaaaggtcgctcatgaatggcagaggcaagggagggtgacAATGCCCTtctaggaaaatgccctagagattgaccatatatatatatatatatatatatatatatatatatatatatatatatatatatatataaatatatatatataaatatatataatatatatatatatatatatatattgtgtgtgtatatatatatatatatatatatatatatattatatatataatatatatcatcagtgcccaagcatcctctccacccaagctaggaccggggagcgccaggcaatggctgctgataactcagcagggtCAGTGCTCAAacacccctatccacccaagctaggaccagggagaaccaagcaatggctgttgatgactcagcaggttcagcgttcaagccccctctccacccaagctaggaccggaacggcccaggcaatggctgctgatgactcagtagggtCAGTGACCAAGTCCACTCTCCACCCCAAGCAAGGACTGGGAAGGGccagcaatgtctgctgatgaatcACCAGGttcagcgttcaagccccctctccacccaaggtaggaccggtgagggccaggcaatggctgctgatgactcagtagggtCAGTGACCAAGTCCACTCTCCACCCCAAGCAAGGActgggaagggccaggcaatgtctgctgatgaatcACCAGGTTCAGcgttcaagcccctctccacccaaggtaggaccggtgagggccaggcaatggctgctgatgactcggcaggggtcagcgtccaagcccctctccatccaagcaaggactgGGAAGGGGCCAGGCAATGTCCTGCTGATGAATCACCAGGGTTCAGcgttcaagcccctctccaccccaagctaggaccagagagggccaggcaatggctgctgatgactcggcagggtTAGcgtcccaagcccctctccatccaagctaggagtagggagggccaggcaatggctgctgatgactcagcaggtatacataTAGGGGTCCCCTAATCCCCCtatccatagctcaaaaggatggtgacgctgcagacaccacaagaaagtatagaccttgagcgggtctcgacaCACCCCCATCCAatagatcaccagacagggacgtttccaataggctcccCACAATGCTGAAGCTACAGTCAATATTACCCACAATGGGATGACGGTATTCCAAAAATATATCTCATGatttaaaataacaacaataattgctTCTGTTAAAACTGCAAGACAGTTCGTATCCCCACGAAGTATGTATTAATGACGCAGTGAATATCATCAATATCAGAAGCTTTCAAGTCCATGGTAATCTATAAACAGAATATTCTCTTCAAAGAAACAGAAGCATTTATTATGTCTACCATTCCAGTCGTGAGGTTATGGTACATATTTAAGACATTAGACCATTTTCCTCCGATATCCGTTTATCTAGTTTCTTAGGTAGTTCTTATGTATTCTAAATGCattcttataattttcatatatatataacgaagttaaaacaaaaaatgggttttatttttcctctaaaaggaatataatttttgaATATGTACTAATCTTAGTTATAGTAATTTTTCTAATAGCGTAAGGAACTATTTTATTATATGAAACAAGACATTTTTAATACATCACACAGTCGGATTATATGAACAAATANNNNNNNNNNNNNNNNNNNNNNNNNNNNNNNNNNNNNNNNNNNNNNNNNNNNNNNNNNNNNNNNNNNNNNNNNNNNNNNNNNNNNNNNNNNNNNNNNNNNNNNNNNNNNNNNNNNNNNNNNNNNNNNNNNNNNNNNNNNNNNNNNNNNNNNNNNNNNNNNNNNNNNNNNNNNNNNNNNNNNNNNNNNNNNNNNNNNNNNNNNNNNNNNNNNNNNNNNNNNNNNNNNNNNNNNNNNNNNNNNNNNNNNNNNNNNNNNNNNNNNNNNNNNNNNNNNNNNNNNNNNNNNNNNNNNNNNNNNNNNNNNNNNNNNNNNNNNNNNNNNNNNNNNNNNNNNNNNNNNNNNNNNNNNNNNNNNNNNNNNNNNNNNNNNNNNNNNNNNNNNNNNNNNNNNNNNNNNNNNNNNNNNNNNNNNNNNNNNNNNNNNNNNNNNNNNNNNNNNNNNNNNNNNNNNNNNNNNNNNNNNNNNNNNNNNNNNNNNNNNNNNNNNNNNNNNNNNNNNNGGAGGAAATATAGCAGTGAGAGGTTTATAGACCTATACTCAAACTTTTTTAATGGGGCACATTTTTACTGGGTGgcaagggtgtccttttagctcggaaaagtttcccactagctgattggttattcttattttgtccagccaatcagatagtaggaaactatTCCAAgcttaaaagggcacccttgcgagtcagtacaaatgcacgttattgaaaaaaaattgagtatatttaatgttataagagaactAAATTATGACCCATAATCCAGCTATCAATGTGGCCCGTATCACTGCTATATGACAAAACCAACATTCTCTTGAATAAGGTATTCATTACGGATGCGCATTTATTAAGCTTCACGTTTGAAATCCCATACCAAAAGGTTATGACTCCATGAAGTTGGTGTCTTATTCACTAAAGTGTTAACCAATCATTATAAACTCTCCCATCTCCTCCTGATATCTGGCATTTGCTTATATTGCCCATATTTGTAGCAATATTCTTGTTGTTTATTGTATTAAAGGAGATATAGGTAGAcaaatagagatagatagatagataagatgtAACTGTAAACACTTATATGGAAATGTATTGAATGGTAATTGACATATTATTGCTCGAGTATCTGCATCGTACCTCTAACTTTGTATTATCTTTTTTTCCCAGGTCGAATCTTTCCCCTCGTAATGAAGTGACACGACTTTTTAACTTATGGATAAACAGTGCGAAAGAAACTTTACTTTTATTATGCCTTTATTAAGTGACAGACTCGACAATAAGATAAAATGGCCATCTGAGAAAAAGGGTGAAAAAGACTGTTTTGGAGATTTCTAGACTCGAAGGCCAACACTCCGGCCGTGAATGGAGCGCCCCACACAGCTCGGAAGGTCCCAGCATGTCAAAAGGGGAGTAGATGAGCGTGGAAGACTTGCAGGTATACCGAGGAAGCGCCCCCCAGGACCCGAGGGAACGTCGCAGTGCGGGAAAGGCAACGCCGAGGTCTCGGTTCTTCTGGCCGCCGATCCTCGGCCAAAAGAATGACGTTTCTAATGGCGCCAGCAGCCACCCATTCTTCATCAAGGTGGAGGAAGCCGGTGGGCAGAACACGGCTGTCACTAAGGTTAATGCGACCGTCCTGGAAAACGTCGATCAGGTGGAGGATGGTCGCAAAGACCTCCAAGGTCAGATACAGGatgaggagaggaagaagaaaagagacAGGCTGCTAAGCTCCAAACCTTTCAGCTTGTTCTTCTGCAAGAAGAGGGACAAGAATGTCACCGTCTTTGACCAGAAAGGAACGGCCCCGCCCAGCACACCCGAATCAGTCAGACTAGATGATGATTTGACCAAGAGCGACGTCTTGTTCCGACCAGTTCCAAAAACAGACTTCAAGAAGAACGGGGAGCTCCCCAGTCTGAACATTCTGAGGAACGCAACCGACGCTCCCTTCCATCCACAACTACGACGAGCCTCTGCAGCACGAGCTCAAAGACCTAAGCTCCCTCTACGACATCACCAGCATCGAAGATGGCGTCCAGGACAAGGACGCAGAGGATTTCACTTCCGTGAACTTCGACGTTGAGTCCTACAGGAGTGACGAAATATCCGCTTACGACTCTCGTCCCGCGACCAGAGACGGTTGGACTACGGCCACGAGTTTGCATCTCGCGAGATCCATCACGGCTGGTATCCGGCCCATCCTGCCACTGCCACCCCTGGAAAGGGTCTTTGCGGTTCCAGAAACGCTGCTGGACGCGACTCAGGATAACCTGGAAACCTGGATGACCCACCTCCATCCCGATGTACGGAAGATTCCACTCAATCATCTCTTCATACCAGGTAAGAgagagatggtttttttttttttttggcaagactgatatcatcatcatcatcatcaatgatcGTTATCatcaatgatcatcatcatcatcaatgatcatcatcatcaatgatcatcaccatctttattattattattattattattattattattattaaccatgctaccaccctagttggaaaaactgtttttttttttttgacaaatagttattattattattattattattattattattatcattattattattatcattagccaagctacaaccctagttgaaaaa encodes:
- the LOC137622063 gene encoding LOW QUALITY PROTEIN: uncharacterized protein (The sequence of the model RefSeq protein was modified relative to this genomic sequence to represent the inferred CDS: inserted 2 bases in 1 codon), translating into MSVEDLQVYRGSAPQDPRERRSAGKATPRSRFFWPPILGQKNDVSNGASSHPFFIKVEEAGGQNTAVTKVNATVLENVDQVEDGRKDLQGQIQDEERKKKRDRLLSSKPFSLFFCKKRDKNVTVFDQKGTAPPSTPESVRLDDDLTKSDVLFRPVPKTDFKKNGELPSLNILXGTQPTLPSIHNYDEPLQHELKDLSSLYDITSIEDGVQDKDAEDFTSVNFDVESYRSDEISAYDSRPATRDGWTTATSLHLARSITAGIRPILPLPPLERVFAVPETLLDATQDNLETWMTHLHPDVRKIPLNHLFIPGSHDAFSFSLTADEDIGPDAPDVVANLDSCCSCMARPAILRWSVTQKASVDDQLRHGIRYFDIRVAVRDSRFFFVHGLYGDDLEPLLAEISHFLMRHPGEVVLLDFQHFHGLSANDHAALIALLKKTFSDLLCPFIQQLKHLTLSYLARYKYQVLVFYRHDQSMQAVSWLWSSASIPNPWPDTTSVTKMISFLEKHLKKRDPQTFFVTQCILTPSGRYLLRHFTGMLEKKMAGPCNSAVGAWVAHQPQGPQGPNIVMTDFVEFDDWAIPRAVIKRNTSPVLPPTPLQRY